A stretch of the Gracilinanus agilis isolate LMUSP501 chromosome 4, AgileGrace, whole genome shotgun sequence genome encodes the following:
- the LOC123244679 gene encoding 3-phosphoinositide-dependent protein kinase 1-like, with amino-acid sequence MVGRLRTAMSRRAYENSLGASPASGSPRWPEDPLIAAKLAQLLREWRPWRRRGAGGREKPPCEAALCEAGASTCTSPEAPKQPDPSAMPAETPMDRIGAGPGPHAGPGQPWEKRPEDFAFGPVLGKGSFSTVVLARELATSRDYALKILEKKHVIKQKMSRYVISERDALMRLEHPFFVKLYFTFQDGERLYFGLSYARNGDLLRFVQKAWPLVEPLVRFYTAELVCALEYLHGQEIIHRDLKPENILLTGDMHVQITDFGSAKILPRSGSEKLTRTNSFVGTAQYVSPELLLERGTCKSSDLWALGCIVYFLSSGKLPFQALSEYFVFQKIMRLAYDFPQDFFPKARDLVQKLLVLDPTSRLGCEDMGSYGALKAHPFFETVTWDDLHLQTPPLELAPAPMEIEKDFEEEDIWQSPPLAPAQPAFLQASSKVEGYTYYLDENSLELDLNFSEEERSLLLEKQAQGNPWHRFVDNRLILKMGPVNRRKGLFASTQRYQLLLTEGPCLYFVDPISKVLKGEILWSPELRPQVKSFKTFFVHTPNKIYHLVDPSRNAQNWCQKIQAVCLERYKNSPDPAFREFMFQGETKHFPPSGSRRDLQLVNSLPS; translated from the exons ATGGTGGGGCGTCTCCGGACCGCCATGAGCCGGAGGGCCTACGAAA ACTCACTTGGAGCTTCACCTGCCTCGGGATCACCTCGCTGGCCTGAAGATCCACTGATCGCTGCCAAGCTGGCGCAGCTGCTGCGTGAGTGGCGTCCCTGGAGGCGGAGGGGGGCCGGCGGCCGCGAGAAGCCACCCTGCGAGGCGGCTCTGTGCGAAGCCGGCGCTTCCACGTGCACCTCTCCTGAGGCACCGAAGCAGCCCGACCCCAGCGCGATGCCTGCCGAGACTCCCATGGACCGCATCGGGGCCGGGCCGGGTCCCCACGCCGGGCCAGGCCAGCCCTGGGAGAAGAGGCCCGAAGACTTCGCCTTTGGCCCAGTCCTGGGCAAGGGCTCCTTCTCCACCGTGGTCCTGGCCCGGGAGCTGGCCACGTCCCGGGACTATGCACTGAAGATCCTGGAGAAAAAGCACGTGATTAAGCAGAAGATGAGCCGGTACGTGATCAGCGAGCGGGACGCCCTGATGCGCCTGGAGCACCCCTTCTTCGTCAAGCTCTACTTCACGTTTCAGGACGGGGAGAGGCTCTATTTTGGCCTGAGCTACGCCAGGAACGGAGACCTCCTGCGATTCGTGCAGAAAGCGTGGCCCCTGGTCGAGCCCCTCGTCCGCTTCTACACCGCCGAGCTCGTCTGCGCGCTGGAGTACTTGCACGGCCAGGAAATCATCCACCGAGACCTGAAGCCGGAGAACATTCTCCTCACCGGCGACATGCACGTCCAGATCACAGACTTCGGCTCGGCCAAAATCCTGCCCCGCTCCGGCAGCGAGAAGCTGACCAGGACGAACTCCTTCGTGGGCACCGCTCAGTACGTCTCCCCGGAGCTGCTGCTAGAACGAGGCACCTGTAAGAGCTCCGACCTCTGGGCTCTGGGCTGCATAGTATACTTCCTCAGCAGCGGGAAGCTGCCCTTCCAAGCCCTGTCGGAGTACTTCGTATTCCAGAAAATCATGAGGCTGGCCTACGACTTTCCCCAAGATTTTTTCCCAAAGGCCCGAGACCTCGTGCAAAAGCTCCTCGTCTTAGATCCCACCAGTCGCCTGGGTTGTGAGGACATGGGCAGCTACGGGGCCCTGAAGGCCCACCCATTCTTTGAAACCGTCACCTGGGACGATTTGCATCTCCAGACACCTCCGCTGGAGCTGGCGCCCGCACCAATGGAGATTGAAAAGGACTTTGAAGAGGAGGACATTTGGCAGAGCCCTCCTCTGGCTCCAGCACAGCCGGCCTTCCTCCAGGCCTCCTCCAAAGTGGAGGGATACACTTACTACCTAGACGAGAATTCTCTGGAGCTGGACCTCAACTTCTCCGAAGAGGAGCGGAGCCTCTTACTggagaagcaggcccaggggaatCCGTGGCATCGCTTTGTAGACAATCGCTTGATTCTCAAAATGGGCCCGGTAAATAGGCGCAAGGGCCTGTTCGCCAGTACCCAGCGTTACCAGTTACTTCTCACAGAAGGGCCCTGCCTGTATTTTGTGGATCCCATCAGCAAAGTCCTAAAAGGAGAAATCCTTTGGTCCCCAGAACTGCGGCCCCAGGTGAAAAGTTTTAAGACCTTTTTTGTTCACACGCCTAACAAGATCTATCACCTGGTGGACCCCAGTAGGAATGCTCAGAATTGGTGCCAAAAGATCCAGGCGGTGT GCCTCGAGAGATACAAAAACAGCCCAGACCCTGCCTTCAGAGAATTCATGTTCCAGGGAGAGACAAAGCATTTCCCTCCCTCAGGAAGCAGAAGGGACCTTCAGTTAGTAAATTCCCtcccatcctag